The Campylobacter concisus genome has a window encoding:
- a CDS encoding amidohydrolase, with protein sequence MDKIAKLALSLKEDMIKDRRYFHSHPETGWFTFFTTAVLAKRLSELGYEVKLGEEVVKSDARLGVGSKEQCQKAIERAKSLLNPDEAKYLECMKDGLTGLTAFIDTKRPGKFSAFRFDIDSVDVTESAEAAHRPCKEGFGSDIAGITHACGHDGHMAMGLALAKLIAKNLDDFNGKFKFIFQTAEEGTRGAVAMEAAGVLEGVEYLLGGHIGFQAETNGGIVCGTNKLLATSKFDVHITGRSAHAAGAPQEGANALLAAAQMALNMHGITRHAKGVTRINVGVLRAGEGRNVIAPNGYLACETRGEDTNLNEFMYKKCMDIVKGVSEIYDVQSKVVMTGGTSGANSDKEVTEIFYEAAKQSPFIDDDKIVKELDFGACEDFAHFMRALQDRGAKSGYMMIGTNLKAGHHNSKFDFDEECLVAGVDIYLRAAYKLNGAKK encoded by the coding sequence ATGGACAAAATAGCAAAATTAGCACTATCTTTAAAAGAGGACATGATCAAAGATCGCAGATACTTTCACTCGCACCCAGAAACTGGCTGGTTTACCTTTTTTACGACTGCGGTTTTGGCAAAAAGGCTTAGCGAGCTAGGATATGAGGTGAAACTTGGCGAAGAGGTCGTAAAGAGCGATGCAAGGCTTGGAGTTGGCAGCAAAGAGCAGTGCCAAAAGGCGATCGAACGGGCAAAAAGTCTTTTAAATCCTGACGAGGCAAAATACCTTGAATGCATGAAAGATGGCCTAACTGGGCTAACAGCCTTCATCGACACAAAAAGGCCTGGTAAATTTAGCGCATTTAGATTTGACATAGATAGCGTTGATGTGACAGAGAGTGCAGAGGCTGCTCATAGACCTTGCAAAGAGGGTTTTGGCTCAGATATCGCTGGTATCACGCATGCTTGTGGGCACGATGGACACATGGCGATGGGTCTAGCGCTTGCAAAGCTGATCGCTAAAAATTTAGACGATTTTAACGGCAAATTTAAATTTATATTTCAAACAGCAGAAGAGGGCACAAGAGGCGCTGTGGCTATGGAGGCTGCTGGGGTGCTTGAGGGGGTTGAGTACCTACTTGGCGGACACATCGGCTTTCAAGCAGAAACAAATGGTGGCATAGTTTGTGGCACAAACAAACTGCTTGCAACTTCAAAATTTGACGTGCATATCACTGGTCGTTCAGCTCACGCAGCAGGAGCGCCGCAAGAGGGAGCAAACGCCCTTTTAGCCGCTGCTCAAATGGCTCTAAACATGCATGGCATCACAAGGCACGCAAAGGGCGTGACTAGGATAAATGTGGGCGTTTTAAGAGCTGGCGAGGGCAGAAACGTCATAGCACCAAACGGCTATCTGGCCTGCGAAACAAGGGGCGAAGATACAAATTTAAATGAATTTATGTATAAAAAATGCATGGATATCGTAAAAGGTGTGAGTGAAATTTATGATGTCCAGAGCAAAGTCGTGATGACTGGTGGCACAAGCGGAGCAAATAGCGACAAAGAGGTGACTGAAATTTTCTATGAGGCAGCAAAGCAAAGTCCGTTTATAGATGATGATAAGATCGTTAAAGAGCTTGATTTTGGCGCTTGCGAGGACTTCGCTCACTTTATGAGAGCTTTGCAAGATAGGGGCGCAAAGAGCGGATATATGATGATCGGTACAAATTTAAAAGCAGGCCATCACAACAGCAAATTTGACTTTGACGAGGAGTGCTTGGTCGCTGGGGTTGATATCTATCTAAGGGCTGCTTACAAACTAAACGGAGCTAAAAAATGA
- a CDS encoding tetratricopeptide repeat protein: MDIFFIGHRDPIFSLIILFSIILMIAALSYAWGIFSSKDEKKRIEKFIKKFDSKDGISDEHKQMLKSPEVDIPSLSMLGQTFAKNGDFEKSIGVYLIALEKVKDKNEKEFILNELGEVYFKAGFLKKASEVFEKALELSPRNVLALRFLTMIDEKLKNYKEALYALNSLEELGTNVKDQKAYIKAISTLDDRNLSFSEKVEILSHLSQNFELLKRMILALFIRHNENLENLKDFAKFEDVLDLLYNLKTPINLDDAKYKSLFYAKGDIEGPCEIYGFELNVIKRLKDAKFDAAGLSFNYVCKNCKNSFPMHFYRCPVCHELGSVKILSHITEKPSEDSNTF, from the coding sequence GTGGATATTTTTTTCATTGGACACAGAGATCCGATATTTAGCCTTATTATTCTATTTAGCATCATCTTGATGATCGCCGCTTTAAGCTATGCTTGGGGCATATTTTCTAGCAAAGATGAGAAAAAACGCATCGAGAAATTTATAAAGAAATTTGACAGCAAAGATGGCATAAGCGACGAGCACAAACAGATGCTAAAAAGCCCAGAAGTAGATATACCAAGCCTTAGCATGCTAGGTCAGACATTTGCTAAAAATGGTGACTTTGAAAAATCGATAGGCGTCTATCTCATCGCACTTGAAAAGGTAAAAGATAAAAACGAGAAGGAATTTATCCTAAACGAGCTTGGAGAGGTCTATTTTAAGGCTGGATTTTTAAAAAAAGCCAGCGAAGTCTTTGAAAAAGCGCTTGAGCTAAGTCCTAGAAATGTCCTAGCACTGCGCTTTTTAACGATGATAGATGAGAAGCTTAAAAACTATAAAGAAGCACTTTATGCACTAAATTCTCTTGAAGAGCTAGGGACAAATGTAAAAGATCAAAAGGCCTATATAAAGGCGATCAGCACGCTTGATGATAGAAATTTAAGCTTTAGCGAAAAGGTAGAAATCCTCTCGCACCTTAGCCAAAATTTTGAGCTTTTAAAGCGCATGATCTTAGCGCTTTTCATAAGACACAATGAAAATTTAGAAAATTTAAAAGATTTTGCCAAATTTGAAGATGTACTAGACCTGCTTTATAACCTAAAAACGCCTATAAATTTAGACGATGCAAAATACAAATCCCTCTTTTACGCAAAGGGCGATATAGAAGGTCCATGTGAAATTTACGGCTTTGAGCTAAATGTCATAAAAAGGCTAAAAGACGCTAAATTTGACGCAGCTGGGCTAAGCTTTAACTACGTTTGCAAAAACTGCAAAAACTCATTTCCTATGCACTTTTACCGCTGTCCGGTCTGTCACGAGCTAGGAAGTGTGAAAATTTTATCCCACATCACAGAAAAACCAAGTGAAGATAGTAACACTTTTTAG
- a CDS encoding M20 family metallo-hydrolase, with protein MINSKRFEANFNAISEFGALKGGGLTRLAFSKEDLEARKFLINLIEKNGFKLKIDNVGNIFAIYDDGCEADAKPVCVGSHIDSVPNGGFYDGTLGVMAGLEALTAIKEAGIKLKRPLWLINFSCEESSRFKTATIGSKIISGKLSQQRLHELKDEDGISLFEAMSAAGFKPQNLDEAILKENSLHAYLELHIEQGPVLERSGISVGVVSGIAAPIRFEITIQGKADHSGATPMNMRSDALLAASHIIIAANKFAKNKKTAVATVGYVHAKPGVLNVVPGEARLGVDLRDIDKASLGELNLELRNFVGELSRELKFSYEIRELSSDEPVKLSEHAINLLEDEAKKLGVKTLTLPSGAGHDAMNLTKLASSVGMLFIPCVDGISHNISEAINFEDAVAATKILTNALIRLSNEE; from the coding sequence ATGATAAATTCTAAGAGATTTGAGGCAAATTTTAACGCTATAAGCGAGTTTGGAGCGCTAAAAGGTGGTGGGCTGACAAGGCTAGCCTTTAGCAAAGAGGACCTTGAAGCAAGAAAATTTCTTATAAATTTGATAGAAAAAAATGGCTTTAAACTTAAAATTGACAATGTCGGCAACATCTTCGCTATCTATGATGATGGTTGCGAGGCAGACGCGAAGCCAGTTTGCGTGGGCTCTCACATAGATAGCGTGCCAAATGGTGGCTTTTATGACGGCACACTTGGTGTTATGGCTGGTCTTGAGGCGCTAACTGCAATAAAAGAGGCTGGCATCAAGCTAAAGCGCCCACTTTGGCTCATAAATTTTAGCTGTGAGGAGTCAAGCCGCTTTAAGACAGCCACTATCGGCAGCAAGATAATAAGCGGCAAACTAAGCCAGCAAAGACTTCATGAGCTAAAAGATGAAGATGGCATCTCGCTTTTTGAGGCGATGAGTGCGGCTGGGTTTAAACCACAAAATTTAGACGAAGCCATCCTAAAAGAAAACTCCCTACACGCCTATCTTGAGCTTCACATCGAGCAAGGCCCAGTGCTTGAGCGAAGCGGCATAAGCGTTGGCGTGGTAAGCGGGATCGCAGCACCTATTAGATTTGAGATCACAATACAGGGCAAGGCCGATCACAGCGGCGCAACTCCGATGAATATGCGTAGTGACGCTCTGCTTGCCGCTTCACACATTATAATCGCTGCAAATAAATTTGCCAAAAACAAAAAAACAGCCGTCGCAACCGTTGGCTACGTGCATGCAAAACCAGGCGTTTTAAACGTCGTGCCAGGAGAGGCGAGGCTTGGCGTTGATCTAAGAGATATCGATAAGGCTAGCTTAGGGGAGCTAAATTTAGAGCTTAGAAATTTTGTGGGTGAGCTAAGCCGTGAGCTTAAATTTAGCTACGAGATAAGAGAGTTAAGTAGCGACGAGCCAGTAAAACTAAGCGAGCACGCCATAAATTTACTTGAAGATGAAGCCAAAAAGCTTGGTGTAAAAACGCTTACTTTGCCAAGTGGGGCTGGACATGACGCGATGAATTTAACAAAGCTTGCAAGTAGCGTTGGTATGCTCTTTATCCCTTGCGTAGATGGTATCAGCCACAACATTTCAGAGGCGATAAATTTTGAAGATGCAGTAGCCGCAACTAAAATTTTAACAAACGCACTAATAAGACTTTCAAACGAGGAGTAG
- the dnaG gene encoding DNA primase, whose amino-acid sequence MIDPKSIEKLKNQIDIVDIIEHFLPVKKMGANYKCVCPFHDDRNPSMSISQSKQIFHCFACKAGGDAIKFVMDYEKLTYPEAIERIASLVNFSLEYTNDKAPTQKENKHILEKANAFYRSEFFKHEAAVRYIYSRGINDAMIEKFELGWAGDSASTIRLLQNENIEPKEALEVGIVKQNEKGIYASFIERITFPIYSHTTRLVGFGGRTISDHPAKYVNSPQSVVFDKSKLFYGYHLAKQSIFEKKQIIITEGYLDVIMLHYAGFTNAVAVLGTALTTSHLPLLKRGEISVVLCFDGDGAGINAAIKSSRLLSQNEIDGSVVIIKGGADPADMVFAGRSEELKEMFDSGTELGEFYIEQIVKKYDISRPVQKQKCLEEIMEFTNSLKPVISNSYENLVANLLKIEVGTFSLSNQRHSSTHSQNFTNANRQTEQNLQKKTKTDILEFSILKSMLANKGYETIVLNELEEKFFLHHKNYFQAALAPKIEANAVLVREIYVDDSAKVASSEESLREAILKLKLKYYEKFREDTKNSHKPHKLEMMQKISEIIKGIHEKLQKG is encoded by the coding sequence ATGATAGATCCAAAATCCATTGAAAAACTTAAAAATCAAATTGATATCGTTGACATCATAGAACACTTTTTGCCAGTCAAAAAGATGGGTGCAAACTATAAGTGTGTCTGCCCATTTCACGATGATAGAAATCCTAGTATGAGCATAAGTCAAAGCAAGCAAATTTTTCACTGCTTTGCCTGTAAGGCTGGTGGAGATGCGATTAAATTTGTGATGGATTATGAAAAACTTACCTACCCTGAGGCTATCGAGAGAATAGCTAGTCTTGTAAATTTTAGCCTCGAATATACAAATGATAAAGCGCCAACGCAAAAAGAAAATAAGCACATTTTAGAAAAGGCGAATGCCTTTTATAGGAGCGAATTTTTTAAACATGAAGCCGCTGTGAGATATATTTATTCGCGCGGTATAAATGATGCGATGATAGAGAAATTTGAACTTGGCTGGGCTGGAGATAGCGCTAGTACTATTAGACTTTTGCAAAATGAGAATATCGAGCCTAAAGAGGCGCTTGAAGTTGGCATCGTAAAGCAAAATGAGAAGGGAATTTACGCTAGTTTCATCGAGCGCATAACATTTCCCATCTACTCGCACACGACAAGGCTAGTTGGCTTTGGTGGCAGAACGATCTCAGATCACCCTGCAAAATATGTAAATTCACCTCAAAGTGTGGTATTTGATAAGTCAAAGCTATTCTATGGCTATCACCTGGCTAAGCAAAGTATCTTTGAGAAAAAACAGATAATAATTACAGAGGGCTATCTTGATGTCATTATGCTTCACTATGCTGGTTTTACAAATGCTGTTGCCGTGCTAGGAACTGCACTTACTACAAGTCACTTGCCGCTTTTAAAAAGAGGCGAGATAAGCGTAGTGCTTTGCTTTGATGGAGATGGTGCTGGCATAAATGCGGCTATAAAGTCATCTCGTCTTTTATCTCAAAATGAAATAGATGGAAGCGTGGTTATTATAAAAGGCGGTGCAGATCCTGCTGATATGGTCTTTGCTGGTAGGAGCGAAGAGCTAAAAGAGATGTTTGATTCTGGGACTGAGCTTGGTGAGTTTTATATCGAACAAATCGTTAAAAAATACGATATATCGCGTCCAGTACAAAAGCAAAAGTGCTTAGAAGAGATAATGGAATTTACAAATTCGCTAAAACCAGTGATCTCAAATAGCTATGAAAACCTTGTTGCAAATTTGCTTAAGATAGAAGTTGGTACATTTAGCCTTAGTAATCAAAGACATAGCAGTACACATAGTCAAAATTTTACAAATGCAAATAGACAAACTGAACAAAATTTACAGAAAAAAACAAAGACTGATATTTTGGAATTTAGCATTTTAAAAAGTATGCTCGCAAATAAAGGCTATGAAACTATCGTTCTTAACGAGCTTGAAGAAAAATTCTTTTTGCACCACAAGAACTATTTTCAAGCAGCTCTAGCACCAAAAATTGAAGCTAATGCAGTGCTCGTTAGAGAGATATATGTAGATGATAGCGCAAAAGTAGCGTCTAGTGAAGAGAGCTTGAGAGAGGCTATTTTAAAGCTGAAACTTAAATACTATGAAAAATTTCGTGAAGATACCAAAAATTCTCACAAGCCGCATAAACTTGAAATGATGCAAAAGATTTCAGAGATCATAAAAGGTATACACGAAAAACTTCAAAAAGGTTAA
- the pepE gene encoding dipeptidase PepE has translation MKNALLISASSYQDTGYLRHCKNWVKDFLGESGKEEILFIPYAGVRRSNDEYEQKVIDRLKNKNIKSIHHYEDKISAIKNASSIAVGGGNTFMLLYTLYKLNLIEPIKEAVANGAKYFGWSAGANIAGKTMMTTNDMPIIMPKSFDSLNIFPYQINPHFISGKLAGHNGESREERLEEFLIANPKETIYALPEGTALLIADSEAEVIGHSEILKFEYQKEIEKIEVGTKFKI, from the coding sequence ATGAAAAATGCTTTACTAATCAGCGCTTCAAGCTACCAAGATACTGGCTACTTGAGACACTGCAAAAACTGGGTCAAGGACTTCTTGGGCGAGAGTGGCAAGGAGGAGATTTTATTTATCCCTTACGCTGGAGTTAGACGAAGTAATGACGAATACGAGCAAAAGGTGATCGACCGCCTAAAAAATAAAAATATAAAGTCGATCCACCACTACGAGGATAAAATTTCAGCTATCAAAAACGCTAGCAGTATCGCAGTTGGTGGCGGTAATACCTTTATGCTTCTTTACACGCTTTATAAGCTAAATTTGATTGAGCCTATAAAAGAGGCTGTGGCAAACGGCGCAAAATACTTTGGCTGGTCAGCTGGTGCAAACATCGCTGGCAAGACGATGATGACGACAAATGATATGCCTATCATCATGCCAAAGTCATTTGATAGCCTAAATATCTTCCCATATCAGATCAATCCGCACTTTATAAGTGGCAAACTAGCAGGTCATAACGGCGAGAGCAGGGAGGAGAGGTTGGAGGAATTTTTGATAGCAAATCCAAAAGAGACTATCTACGCACTGCCTGAGGGCACGGCTTTGCTTATAGCGGATAGCGAGGCTGAGGTCATAGGACATAGCGAAATTTTAAAATTTGAGTATCAAAAAGAGATAGAAAAAATAGAAGTTGGAACTAAATTTAAAATCTAA